Genomic segment of Alphaproteobacteria bacterium:
TTACTGCAACGACTAAAACCTTTAAAGCTTTCATTGCATTTGTCCTCGTCGTTTGCTTCCGGAGCGTCGCCACGGCACGGGGCCAAAGCCCTCAAAAACCGTGGACTTATCTCACGCTAGTCTAACATATAGGGGCTCACCTAGGCAGGATAAAGGACCACGCGGCAAAAATGACGATACCGGTCAGTGGAGACCCGATCGCTCAGTTCAACACTTGGCTCGATGAAGCGCAGGCGAGCGAACCCAACGATCCCAATGCCGTGTCTCTGGCGACTGCGGACGCAAACGGCGCGCCCTCGGTGCGCATGGTGTTGCTCAAGCGCGCGGATGCTGACGGCTTTGTCTTCTACACCAACGTCGAAAGCCGCAAGGGCCGGGAGTTGCTGGCTAATCCCCAGGCTGCGCTTGGCTTTCACTGGAAGAGCCTGTGCCGTCAGGTGCGCATAGAAGGACCCGTCACCCAAGTCCCGGAGGATGTCGCTGACGCCTATTTTGCGAGCCGCGATAGGAAAAGCCGTATTGGCGCCTGGGCGAGCAAGCAGTCGCGCCCGCTCGAGGCCCCGCACGCGTTGGAGCGCGAGGTCGCCAAATATGCCGCTAAATTTGGGCTTGGCGAGGTGTCACGACCGGCATACTGGGGCGGATTCTGTCTGACGCCGTTGCGAATTGAGTTTTGGCGTTCCGGTGCCTTCCGCCTGCACGACCGGCTAGTTTACAGTCGGGGTGGCACGGAGTCACAGCAATGGCAGACCGAGAGACTTTATCCGTGAGCACAAGCCCGGATAAGGCACGCCTGATGCGGACCGCCACGTACGCCTCGGTAACGGTGGCGCTGATCCTGATCGTGCTCAAGCTCGGGGCTTGGTTCACGACCTTCTCGGTGGCCATTCTGTCTTCGCTGATTGATTCCGTGCTCGATGCCTTTGCTTCGATAGTCAATCTGATCGCTGTGCGCCACGCCCTGACGCCGGCGGATGAGGAGCACCGCTTCGGTCATGGCAAAGTGGAATCGATCGCCGGGCTGAGCCAGGCCGCCTTCATCGCCGGTTCCGCCGTGTTTCTGATATTCGAATCGATCGCCCGTCTGGTCACGCCCCAGGAAGTCAGCCACGGCGATATAGGAATCACCGTCATGGTCGTGTCCGTGGTGCTCACGGCGGGCCTGGTCCGCTTCCAGATGCATGTCGTGAGTAAAACGCGTTCCACCGCCATCAGGGCCGATTCACTGCACTATCGGGCCGACCTGCTAGTCAGTGTGGCGATCATCGGCTCCCTGGTCTCGAGCACTTTTGGCGGCATAGGTTGGATGGATCCCGTGGTGGCCATGCTCATTGCCGTCTACATCCTATATGGCGCCGCGGGTATTGGCCGAACCTCGCTTGATGCTTTGATGGATAAGGAGTTCTCGTTGGTGGATCGCCAACGCATTCTCGACATAGCGTATGCCCATGAAGCGGTCTGCGGCGTGCACGACCTGCGTACAAGGCGCTCGGGTCTGCAGCCCTTTATTCAGCTGCACTTGGAGCTGTCGGCCTCGATGACCTTGCACGACGCCCATGTCATCTCTGATGAGGTTGAGGTGATGATCATGAAGGCCTTTCGCGGCGCCGAGGTAATCATTCATCAGGATCCCGATGACATCGTCGAGCCCATTCCAGATTTTGCGCGCCATTAGCGCGATGCGGCAATGATCATCGAAGACCAAAGCGAGATTCTTTCGTTTCTACGCGACCCGGTGAACCATGATGGTGAGGCGGTTGAGGAGATCGGGACCCACGCCGCGCACGTCTTTCTGGCTGGCGATAGGGCCTATAAGCTCAAGCGCTCCGTGCGTTTTGCCTTTCTTGACTTCTCGACCGTCACCAGGCGTAAGACCGCCTGCGAGGCCGAGCTGGCGCTGAACAGGCGCGCTGCGCCTTCACTCTATTTGGCCGTTATTCCGGTGACCAGAGACGAAGGCGGCAGCTTGGCGCTCGACGGTGTTGGCGAGCCGGTCGATTGGCTCGTGGTCATGCGGCGCTTCGACCAGGAGACCCTGTTCGACCGCTTGGCCGCACGCGGTGCGCTCGAAGATCGGCAGCTGCGGGATCTTGCCGACGCCATCGCAGCTTTCCACAACATTGCAGAACCGCACCCCGACACGGGCGGGCGCGACAGCATGGCGCATGTCATTGCTGGAAATGTGGAAACCTTGCGCGAAGGTGACGGGCTATTTGTGGCGAGCACCGTCGACACCATAGGTCGCCTGTGGCAGCAGGCCCTGGAGCGCCATGCGACGCTGCTGGATTCACGCCGAGCGACAGGCCGCGTGCGCTGGTGTCACGGCGATCTGCATCTGCGTAACATCTGCTTAATCGACGGCCGCCCGACTCTGTTCGACGGCATCGAGTTCAATCCCGATATCGCCTGCATCGACGTGCTCTACGATCTCGCGTTTCTGCTCATGGACTTGCAGCATCGGGACATGGGCTGGGCAGCCAATCTCGTTCTCAACCGCTATCTCGGTTGAACCGAGGACATGGGTGGTCTCGCGTTGCTGCCGTTCTTCCAATCTCTACGGGCCGGGGTGAGGGCGATGGTCAGCGCCATAGAGGCGGCGGAAGGGTATGGCGGGCAGGGCGATGCGGCACGTGCCTACCTCGACTTGGCGACCGCGTTGTTCGAGCGAGCGCCATCGGCCTTGCTGGCTATCGGCGGTTATTCCGGTACGGGAAAATCATCGTTGGCAGCGGGCATTGCGCCCGATTTGGGGGCCGCCCCCGGGGCTGTGATATTGCGCAGTGACGTGGCACGCAAGCGCCTGATGGGTGTGGCGCCCGAGGCACCGCTCGCCGAGATTGCCTATTCTGGCGATGTGACGCGGCGAGTTTATGCCCATTTGCAAGGGCTAGCCCGACAAGCCCTGGCTGCGGGCGCCACTGTCATTCTCGATGCGGTGCACGGTGATGCAGAGGAGAGGCAGGCTGCGGCAGCCCTAGCCTCGGCTGTGGGCGTACCGTTCTGCGGGCTTTGGCTGGAAGCGCCTCCCCCGGTCTTGCGCTCGCGTGTTGAAGCGCGTCAGGGAGATGCGTCCGATGCCACAATGGCGGTGCTCGAAAGCCAACTTGCTCGCGGTACCGGCGATGTCGGCTGGGCCCATCTCGATGCTGGCGGTACAGCATCCGAGATGCGGACGGCAGCGCTGTCGCGCGTGGCGCGCGCCGGTATCGAAGCGCGCTGATGGCATGTTAAACTATCGGTAAGGAGGCTGCGACGATGACCTGGGCGAGCATTCTGGCATTATTGCATGGCAACGAAGCGGACGATATTGTGACCGACGCCGCACTCACCTTGGGCCGAACCTTCGGAGCCTGCGTCAACGGCCTGATTGTGCGCCCCGACCCGCGCGACGCGGTGCGTTTGGCCGTTGACGGTATGTCACCGCCCATGATCGAGAGCGTTATCGATGCGGCGCGTGGCGAGTCGGAGCGGCGCACGGCGCGCGCCCGCCAGAGCTTTGAGACCCGCAGCCGTGCCCAGGGCATAGATACTGCCGTCGACAAGACCGTGCCCGGCGCCTGTGCCCGCTGGCACGAGGAAGTGGCGCTGGCCACCGACCGCATCGCCTATCATGGGCGACTCGCGGACGTCGTTGTCATCGCCCCCCCGGCCGCCGGCGGCGACGAAACTGACGGCGCCATCGAGGCAGTGCTGTTTGAGACCGCGCGACCTCTGCTTCTGGCTGGTACCGGCGATTTTAACGCCATCGGTGGCACGGCTTTGGTGGCTTGGAATGGCAGCCGTGAATCCGTCCGTGCGGTGACTGACGCGCTGCCACTGCTTAGCCGCGCCGGGCGTGTGCTCGCCATTGGTGTAGACGAGAGTGGCAAGCGGCACCCGCCGACGGATGCGCTTTGCGATTATCTCGCCCGCCATAGTGTTGCCAGCGAGCACCTGATACTGCCGGGCGGTAAAGGCGCCGTGGCCCCACTTTTGCTCGAAAAGGCATCGGAGCTCGGCGCCGACTTGCTGGTGATGGGGGCCTACGGCCACAGTCGCCTGCGCGAGCTCGTTCTTGGCGGCGTCACCCGCCAGGTCTTGGCAGAGGCTACTATCCCAGTAGTCATGGCACACTAATTAATCTATATCAATTACTTCCACAACGCCTCCGTCGCCAGACTTGCTCCTTCGACGAGCGCACCCAGTTTTGCCCAGGCGATTTCGGGGTCGACGCTGGGATGGTGGGCGAAGGTGGCAAAACCGCAGTCGGTGCTGGCGATGACGCGCTCGCGCCCTACCAGCGAGGCGAAGCGCTCGATGCGTTGGGCGACTAGGCGCGGATGCTCGATATAGTTGGTTGTTGAATCGATCACCCCGGGCACGATGACCTTGCCGTCTGGTAGAGGTTTATCGGCGAAGATCTCCCATTCGTGCTCATGGCGCGGATTGGCACCCTCGATCGAGATGCCGGCGGGGCGTGCCGCATAGACCAGATCGATGATATCGCTCAGTGGGATATCATGGTGATGTGGGCCCTCATAATTACCCCAGCAAATATGAAGCCGCATGCGCTCTGGTGCGATATCGGCCGTGGCCGCATTGAGTGCCTCGATGTGCCGTGCCGCCACCTTGCAAAAATCCTCTGTGCTCTTGTCTGCGTGCACCAGGTGGCGACCCATACCGAGGTCTGGGCAGTCGATCTGCAACACTACGCCCGAGGCGGCGATGGTCTCGTATTCGTCCTTGAGCAGGGGCACCAGGGCATCGAGATAGGCCTCGTGCGAGGGGTAGTATTGGTTTTGTAGGAAGATCGTGACCACCCCTGGTGAGCAGGCGCTGAGAAAACCGTCGGCCCTCGGGTGCGGCGTGCGCGCGGCGGCGAAGTTGGTAATATCACGCTTGAGCGGCTGCGGGTCCTTTAAGGCCAATGGGGCGTTGCAGGCGGCACCGGCGAGCGTTTTCTCCGTGCCGCCCGCTTCCACCAGGCGTTTGGCATAGGCCAAGTAGTCGAGTAGGTCGCGTGCTGCCGGGCCTTTCTCGGCCCGGCCGCCGAAGCCCGATAGACGGTCGGTAAGATAGGTAGCGTAAGAGGTCTTGGCCATTTCGCCGTCGCTGAGAATATCGATGCCGAGCGCGGCTTGGCGTGCCACCACGTCGGCCACCGCGCGTGCCGCGGTCTCGGCGAAAGCTGCGTCGTCCAGCAGTTCGCCGCGGTCACGCGCGTCGAGCAGCGCCAGCATGTCATTCGGGCGTGGCAAGCTACCGACATGGGTGGTGAGGATGCGGTCGCTCATGTCTTCGTCTCCGCATCATTGAGCGCCGCGACCAAGGCCTGGAATGGTAGGTCGACGCAATCGTGTCGGCTCTTGTGATTGATCACCGGCGTGAAGGCCGCGACCAGCGCCCATGCGCCGTCCGGCACCGCCCCGTTGGTTTTCAACATGGCCGAGACCTGGCCTGCCACCGAGCGTGCAGCAGCGGGTGTGCAACCCGGCGCGGCCTGACCAATCATCGCTGCTGCCGCCTTGCAGAGGAGACAGCCACGCACGGTATATGCTACGGCATCTATACTGTCATCAGATAGCGTCACTTCCACCCTCACCCGGTCGCCGCACAAAGGGTTGGTGATAGTGGCTTCACCTGACGCGGCCTCGAGGTGCCCAGCATGGCTTTTGTCGCGAGCGAGCGTCACGATGGCCTGATGATAGAGCTCGTCAGACATGGCTTACCGCAGCAGTGAGATCGCCTCGTCGAGGCCGCTGAGCATGGCATCGATGTCGGCGTCATTGTTACTGAAGGTGAGAGAGGCACGGGTGGTGCCGTCGAGGTCCCAATGATCCATCAATGGCTGAGCGCAGTGATGGCCGCCGCGCAGCGCAACCCCGTGCCGATCGAGTAGGGTGCATATGTCGTGCGGGTGCAGCCCCTCTATCGTGAAGGAGATCACCGGCGCTCGGTCTTGGTTGCCCGCAGGGCCCTTGATCGTGACGTCGTCGATGGCTTTCAGCCCTTCAAGCGCTTTTGTGCAGAGCTGTGTCACATGCGCTCTGGCGCCACCGAGGTCGAGGGCGTGTATCCAGCCGCAAGCAGCACCCAGCCCCACGGCCTGGGCGATCGGCGGCGTACCCGCCTCGAACTTGTGCGGCACGGGTGCGTAGGTGGTCTTTTCCAGTGTTACCTCGCGAATCATCTCGCCACCGCCAAGGAAAGGTGGCATGTCGTCGAGCAGCGCTGCGTGGCCCCAGAGTACGCCGATGCCGTTGGGCCCATACATCTTATGGCCGGAGAAGGCGTAGAGATCGATGCCGAGAGCAGTTACATCGACGGGCCCGTGCGGCACGGCTTGTGCGCCGTCGAGCATAACCAGCGCACCGACTCCCTTGGCCGCTGTGACAACGCGAGGCACGTCGAGAATGGCACCGGTAACGTTTGAGACATGGGCCAGAGAGATCAGTTTTGTGCGCGCACTCAGCATTCTCTCCAGAGCGTCAAGGTCGATCACACCATCGATTGTGATCGGCACGACCTTGAGTACGATGCCCTTTCGTTCGCGCAACATTTGCCAGGGTACAAAGTTGGAATGATGCTCGAGCAAGGAGATAACCACCTCGTCGCCTTTGCCTAAAGTCTCGCCGAGGCTGCGCGCGACGAGGTTGAGCGAGGCCGTAGTACCACCGGTAAAGATCACCTCGCTCACATCCCCCGCACCGACAAACGCTGCCACCTCACCACGTGCCGCCTCATAGGCACCTGTGGCGCGCTCGGCGAGCGTGTGGACACCGCGCAACACGTTTGCCCGCGCCATCGTCTCGTGCGCAAGCATAGCGTTGATCACGGCCTGGGGCGTCTGCGCCGTTGCGCCGTTGTCGAGATAATGCAGGGGTGCGTCGTTGATTCGCTGTTGTAAGATCGGGAATTCGGTGCGCAAACGGGTAACGTCGAAGGCCATTAGGCGCTTCGCCGGTTGCGGAATGCGTCGAGCGCTTCCGGAGTGTCGATGTCGAGTAGCACGCCGTCGCCGTCGGCCGGCACCTCGCACAGCACCGCGGCGTTTTCGCCTATCAAGTGCCGGGCGCCGACGTCGCCCGCCACGCTCCCGATCTGTGCGAAGAACTCCGAGCCCCAGAGCACCGGGTTGCCGCGCTTGCCACCGACCACGGGCACGCATATGGCGTGACCTTCGATCGGGTCAAAAGCGGCGATAAGAGCGTCGAGCTGTGCCGCGCGCACCTGCGGCATGTCGCCGAGGCAGACCAGGGCGCCGTCCACGTCGCCGGTGAACTTGCTGAGGCCGGCACGCAGGCTGGTGCTTAGGCCCTGGGCATAGTCGGGATTGTGGGCAAAGGTGACGTCGAGACCAGCCAACGCCGTGCGCACGCGCTCCGCTTCGTGTCCGGTGACCACGACGACCGGGCGTGCTTGCGAGGCCAACACATTTTCTGTTGCCTGGCGAACCATAGTAGTACCGTCGACCTCTTCCAGAAGCTTGTTGCGCGCGCCCATGCGCCGCGACTGCCCGGCGGCGAGCATGAGGGCTGCAACATGTGGAGTCTCACGCTCCGCCACCGTGTGCGTCCGCGGCTGCGGCCGGCTGACGATCTCCTTGAGAAGGCCACCGGCGCCCATGCGCGTGATGTCGTACGCGCTGATAGTGAGGTCGGCGGCGAGGCGCTCCAGCACCCAGTCGAAGCCGTTAAGCTTGGGCGAACGGGCGCAGCCCGGCATGCCGATCACAGGTAAGCCCGTCTCTGTCATATGAGCGAGTAGTAGCAGGTTCCCAGGGTCTACCGGCATGCCAAAATGATCGATGCTGCCACACGCGGCCTCAATTCCCGCCGGTACCACGTCGCGGCGGTCGACCACGGCGGAGGCGCCACTGACGATGACCAGATTGACGCCTTTGGCTACCACCTCACCGACAGCTGCGGCGATGGCGGTCTCGTCGTGGTCGCAGATGCGTTCCGCGCCCAGGCTGGCGCAGACGCGGGCAAGTCGGCTCTGCAACACCTCGCGCGTAGAAGCTAGCACCGAGGCCTTGGTGCCGGGCAGTTCACTCATCACCAGGCCTACTGTCTTGGCCGTGAACGGCGCTACGCGCAGCAGCGGTTCTGAGGCTTCCGCCTTGGCCACGCTCGCCTCTGCGGCGGCGAGCGGGATAATCTTGACGGTCGCCAGCAACTGCCGCGCGGCCACCCGCTCATAGGGCGGCAGGGTGGCGACCGTGACCGTCTCGTCAATGCGATTGAGGGCATCGACGCGCTCGGCATCAACCACCAGCAGACCTTCTGTCTCCGCCAGCAGATTGCAGCGGCCGGTAAAGGCGGCGGCGACTCTCGTGCCAGGTCCAGCGAGGGTATCGGCGATGCGCTTGGCCGCAGTGTCCTCCGGGACGTCGCCCGTCTCAAGCCGTGCCGCGACGACGGTTTCGACACCGGCCTCGACCAGCGCCGCGACATCGTCGCTCGAGAGCACGCGGCCTTTCTTGAAGACACCGGCGTCCAAGCGCAGGGAATGCGCCAAGATCGCACCCTCGGCCTCGGCGGCGCCAATGCGGCCGAACTTCATGCGGCGCGTTGAGCAGGCTGCGCCGGCTGGCGCCGCGCGGCAATAACCTGGGCCAGGATTGAGACAGCGATCTCAGCCGGCGAGCGGGCCCCGAGTGCTAACCCGACGGGGCCGTTTATGCGCGCCAGCGCCGTCCTGTCGAAGCCTTCCTCGGTCAGCCGCTCTAGGCGCGCGCCGTGGGTCTTCTTGCTGCCCAGCGAACCGATATAGAAGGCGGGTGACTTGAGTGCTACTGCCAGCGCCGTGTCGTCGAGCTTGGGATCGTGGGTCAGGGTGACGACGGCGGTACGCGCATCGAGCGCGAGCCGCTCCAGCGCCTCGTCCGGCCACTCGTCGGAGACGTCGATGCCGGGAAACCGCTCCGCGGTAGCGAAAGCGCCGCGCGGGTCGATGACGGTCAACTCGTAGCCGGCCAGAGTCGCCATCTGGGCCAACGGCTGGGTGATGTGCACAGCACCGATCACGATCATGCGCCAGGGCGGATTGTGCACCTGAATGAAAACCGGGCCGTCCGGCCCTTCGATGGTGCGGCTCTGGTCCATGTCGAGCGCCTTGCGCGCTTCCGCGATGATGCTATCGGGGGCATCCTCGGCATGATCCGGGCCGATCAGCCACTGGCCCGAGCCGTCTAGCGCTGTGGCGAGCGCCAGGGGGCGCTTTTCATCTCGGGCGTTGAGCAGGGCATCGAGGGCTTGCCTATACATGGCTATTCGACCTTCTCAACCAGCACCTGCACCTTGCCGCCGCAGGCCAGGCCGACTTCCCAGGCCTGGGCGTCGCTGACACCGAAGTCGAGCAGGCGCGAGGCACCTTCCGCGATCACTTCCAGCGCTTCCCGGACCACGGCGCCTTCGATGCAGCCGCCTGAGACGCTACCCATCATGGCGCCGTCCTCGGCGATGGCCATCTGGCTACCGACGGGTCGTGGGCTTGAGCCCCAGGTCGTGACGACGGTGGCCAGTGCCACGCCGTGGCCATCATCACGCCAACGGGCGGTGGTGCCGAGAATGTCGTCGTGGTCATTTCCGGTAACGCTCATGGAACTCTCCTTCATCGCGCTCCACACCTGCGAGCGTGTGCGCCAGCATATCCAGGCTTTGCAGATTGTGCACCGGTTGGAAATCATCAACATGCGGCAGCATGGCGCGCACCCCTGCCGCCTTGGGCTCGAAGCCCTCATAACGCAGCAGCGGGTTGAGCCAGATGAGCCGCCGGCAGGATATGTGTAGGCGCTCCATCTCGGCCTCCAGGCCCTCGCCGCCGGCACGGTCGAGGCCGTCGGATATTAGTACTACCAGTGCACCCTGTCCCAGCACGCGTCGCGACCAATCGCGATTGAAGGCGTGCAGGCAGTCGCCGATGCGGGTGCCACCAGACCAGTCCTCGACGGTCTCGATCACGGCATCGAGCGCTACATCGACATCTTTGTTGTGCAGCTGCCGAGTAATGTTGCTGAGCCGTGTGCCGAAGACGAAAGCATGGATGCGCCCGCGCGCGTTCTCAAGCACATGCAGAAAATGCAGCAGTATTCGCGAATAGCGGCCCATGGAGCCCGAGATGTCGCAGAGCACGACAAGCGGTGGGGCCTTGCGGCGCGGTCGCCGGTGCACTAGCGGAATGCTCTCGCCGCCACAGCGCAAGGCTGTGCGCAAGGAGCGCCGCATGTCGATCCGCCGGCCGCGAGCGTCAACGGCGAAACGTCTGGTCGGCAAGGGCTTCATGCGCACCACGAGGCGCGTGATGGCGCGCTTGGCGGCGGCGATTTCGTCCGCGCTCATGCGCTCGAAGTCGATCTTGCGCAACACCTCGCGGCCCGAAGCGGTGAGCAAAGCATCCGCGTCCGCCTCGCCGTCCTCGCCATCGCCGCCGCATATGCGGGTGCTTGAGAGGGCCTCGGCGACGCGCCGCGAGACCGGCGACGGTGCTGCGACGGGCGCGATATCGAGCAACCCAGGCAGACGCTCCAGCAAATCCGGGCGGCGCCAAAAGGCGTTGTAGGCCTGGTTGAACAGTTCAAGCTGGTCGTGGCGCGCTACCAGGCTGGCATGTAGCGCCCAATAGAAGTCGTCGCGCTTAGCCAGCCCCGTGCGCTCCACCGCCGCCAGCGCATCGAGCACCTTGCCCGGCCCGACGGGCAGGCCGGCCACGCGCAGGCAACGGCAGAAATGCATGACGTTGCGCGCAAGCTGGCCGCCATCGGCCGTTGCCGCGGGACATGGTATTTCCGACATGGCGCGACTGTGCCGCGAAGCCAGCCCCGTCGCAAGTGCCTTCCCGACCGACACAGCCCGCGCCACCGCTAATCCGGGCAAAAGCTATTGAATTCCATGCAAAAATAGTAATTGGGTTCGTTTCGTAATTCACTCTGTCAGGAGTTCGGTGACTGTTATCTATCTCCACCTATCTCCAGCTATTTCCAAAATACTCTCGCCCTATATGCTCAATGGCGACCATCGGCACACGGCGTGGGCCGCGCATAGGAGAATTGTGGCACAGCTTGACCGGGGGTGCGGATTGGGGCCTCCTTTGGGCGTCAAAACTTGGGAGGGTGCGATGTTCGATCTCGGCTTACAGGACAAGGTAGCGATGATCACGGGCGGTAGCGACGGGCTTGGCCTGGCGACAGCGCGCCGGCTGTCGGAGGAGGGCTGCAAGGTCGCTATTTGCGCCCGCCGGGAGGAGCACTTGCGCGAGGCGGCGGACCGCATTTCTGCGGCCACAGGCGGCCAGATTTTGGCACATCGTGCCGATGTCTCCATACCGACGGATGTCGAATCCTTCGTCGCCGCCACGAGCGAGCGCTTTGGCGGTATCGACGTTGTCATCAACAACGCCGGCAAATCGGCCGCCGCGAGCTTTGAGGCGGTGCCGGACGAGGACTGGCAGTCCGATTTCGACCTCAAGGTGATGGGCGCGGTGCGGCTCTGCCGCCTGACCATTCCGATCCTGCGCGGACGCGGCGGCGGAGCGATTCTCAACGCCACCATCGTGGGTGCTAAGGCGCCGCCCGGTGCCGCCCTGCCGACCACGCTCAGCCGTGCCGCCGGCATCAACCTGACCAAAGCGCTAGCCAACGAATATGCCGGCGACAACATCCGCGTGAACACCATTTGCATCGGCTTGCTCAAAAGCGCTCAATGGGACCGCCGCGCCGGCAACCGGAATATCGATGAGTTTTACGCCGAGCTGGCTCCGCGCGTGCCGTTGAGGCGCATCGGCGAAGCGGAAGAGTTCGCCGATCTTGCCGCCTTCCTCGTCTCCGCTCGTGCCGCCTACATCACCGGCGTTGCGGTCAATCTTGATGGTGGCATGTGCGCGGTTGTGTGAGGGCTATTCTGGCCGTCTCGCCCGCCGCAGGCTTTTGCGCAAGCGGTGGGGTGGCTGGGGGCCGGGAAAGGCCAGTCGCCGTAATCGCCGATGCGAAAGTTAGGGTTGTTCGCCAGCAGGCGCTTTGAGGCCGGCGGCTTCTTTCTGAATTGCCAGTACTGCCGAGGTCGTGCCGGTGATCTTTTCGACCACGACGAGCACGCTATTATCTGCCATAACTGCAAATTGGCTAATGAATCACGAGCCTGGGCTCCTGGGCCGTAAAACTCGCTTCAGATCCTTTGCATACAATGAATCTTTATCGCTGTAGGCTGCCTTTGCCTAATCTCAAATGTTATCGAAGTCGCCGTGCCGGCCAGCGCCTTTACTGAATCGACCGGCGCCCGCTATGCCCTCTTGGCGCAAGGTGTCGATCGCGTTAGACCATTCTTGCTTCATCGCATCGCGCAACGAAAGGCCATACCCGTCGATGACTGATCGGCGATCCGCCAGCATGGTTGCCTGGGGGAATCGGGATATCTCATGTGCGATTGCCTCGGCGACTTGTCGCACCTCATCATCGGGCACCACCCGTTCACATAGCCCAATCTCGTAGCATTCGTGCGCGGTGACTTTACGTCCGGTCAACACTAGGTCCAATGCCTTGCCCTGACCGACTAGACGGGGCAACCGGGCGGTTCCGCCGTCCATCAGCGGAACACCCCATCGGCGGCAATAGACCCCCATATAGGCGGTCTCACCCATGACACGCATATCGCAAAGCAGGGCAAGCTCCATGCCCCCGGCAACCGCTGGTCCGTTGATTGCGGCAATCACAGGCTTGTTGAATTCCATGCGCGTCGGTCCCATGAGCGCGCGTGGCACCGGACCGGCACCGACCCGGAAACCGTGTCTCTCGACAATGTCCTTTTCGAAATCTTCAGTGGTGAGAGACGCGGCGTACTTCAGATCCCATCCAGCGCAAAATGCGCTACCGTCTCCATAAAAGACGGCGACGCGCGCTTCCTCGCTTCGCTCGAACTCCTCGAACGCTTCGCTTAACAAGGCCGCTGTTTCGGGAGTGACCGCATTGCGCGCCTCTGGCCGACTCTGCACGATCGTCCAAACATTATCCCGTTTCTCAATCCTAACGGTCATTTTTGCTCCCACGCAACCGAACACGCTCAGCATCGCACGCTGAACGGCTACGGACATTCTTTGAAGCAAAATAGTAGCAATTGCTAAGCGGATACAACAATTCTACGACGCGGCGACCGTTGCCGCCTTATCCGTGGCCATGTGTTTGGTGTCGCCGGCGACATAGGCCGCCAGGATCGCGGCAAGCCGTCTTTTGACCTACTCCCCACGCACCTCAGCTTGCCAG
This window contains:
- a CDS encoding AAA family ATPase gives rise to the protein MGGLALLPFFQSLRAGVRAMVSAIEAAEGYGGQGDAARAYLDLATALFERAPSALLAIGGYSGTGKSSLAAGIAPDLGAAPGAVILRSDVARKRLMGVAPEAPLAEIAYSGDVTRRVYAHLQGLARQALAAGATVILDAVHGDAEERQAAAALASAVGVPFCGLWLEAPPPVLRSRVEARQGDASDATMAVLESQLARGTGDVGWAHLDAGGTASEMRTAALSRVARAGIEAR
- a CDS encoding SufS family cysteine desulfurase, encoding MAFDVTRLRTEFPILQQRINDAPLHYLDNGATAQTPQAVINAMLAHETMARANVLRGVHTLAERATGAYEAARGEVAAFVGAGDVSEVIFTGGTTASLNLVARSLGETLGKGDEVVISLLEHHSNFVPWQMLRERKGIVLKVVPITIDGVIDLDALERMLSARTKLISLAHVSNVTGAILDVPRVVTAAKGVGALVMLDGAQAVPHGPVDVTALGIDLYAFSGHKMYGPNGIGVLWGHAALLDDMPPFLGGGEMIREVTLEKTTYAPVPHKFEAGTPPIAQAVGLGAACGWIHALDLGGARAHVTQLCTKALEGLKAIDDVTIKGPAGNQDRAPVISFTIEGLHPHDICTLLDRHGVALRGGHHCAQPLMDHWDLDGTTRASLTFSNNDADIDAMLSGLDEAISLLR
- a CDS encoding phosphotransferase, giving the protein MIIEDQSEILSFLRDPVNHDGEAVEEIGTHAAHVFLAGDRAYKLKRSVRFAFLDFSTVTRRKTACEAELALNRRAAPSLYLAVIPVTRDEGGSLALDGVGEPVDWLVVMRRFDQETLFDRLAARGALEDRQLRDLADAIAAFHNIAEPHPDTGGRDSMAHVIAGNVETLREGDGLFVASTVDTIGRLWQQALERHATLLDSRRATGRVRWCHGDLHLRNICLIDGRPTLFDGIEFNPDIACIDVLYDLAFLLMDLQHRDMGWAANLVLNRYLG
- a CDS encoding cation diffusion facilitator family transporter translates to MRTATYASVTVALILIVLKLGAWFTTFSVAILSSLIDSVLDAFASIVNLIAVRHALTPADEEHRFGHGKVESIAGLSQAAFIAGSAVFLIFESIARLVTPQEVSHGDIGITVMVVSVVLTAGLVRFQMHVVSKTRSTAIRADSLHYRADLLVSVAIIGSLVSSTFGGIGWMDPVVAMLIAVYILYGAAGIGRTSLDALMDKEFSLVDRQRILDIAYAHEAVCGVHDLRTRRSGLQPFIQLHLELSASMTLHDAHVISDEVEVMIMKAFRGAEVIIHQDPDDIVEPIPDFARH
- the pdxH gene encoding pyridoxamine 5'-phosphate oxidase, translated to MTIPVSGDPIAQFNTWLDEAQASEPNDPNAVSLATADANGAPSVRMVLLKRADADGFVFYTNVESRKGRELLANPQAALGFHWKSLCRQVRIEGPVTQVPEDVADAYFASRDRKSRIGAWASKQSRPLEAPHALEREVAKYAAKFGLGEVSRPAYWGGFCLTPLRIEFWRSGAFRLHDRLVYSRGGTESQQWQTERLYP
- a CDS encoding universal stress protein, whose product is MTWASILALLHGNEADDIVTDAALTLGRTFGACVNGLIVRPDPRDAVRLAVDGMSPPMIESVIDAARGESERRTARARQSFETRSRAQGIDTAVDKTVPGACARWHEEVALATDRIAYHGRLADVVVIAPPAAGGDETDGAIEAVLFETARPLLLAGTGDFNAIGGTALVAWNGSRESVRAVTDALPLLSRAGRVLAIGVDESGKRHPPTDALCDYLARHSVASEHLILPGGKGAVAPLLLEKASELGADLLVMGAYGHSRLRELVLGGVTRQVLAEATIPVVMAH
- a CDS encoding iron-sulfur cluster assembly scaffold protein, which gives rise to MSDELYHQAIVTLARDKSHAGHLEAASGEATITNPLCGDRVRVEVTLSDDSIDAVAYTVRGCLLCKAAAAMIGQAAPGCTPAAARSVAGQVSAMLKTNGAVPDGAWALVAAFTPVINHKSRHDCVDLPFQALVAALNDAETKT
- a CDS encoding cobalamin-independent methionine synthase II family protein gives rise to the protein MSDRILTTHVGSLPRPNDMLALLDARDRGELLDDAAFAETAARAVADVVARQAALGIDILSDGEMAKTSYATYLTDRLSGFGGRAEKGPAARDLLDYLAYAKRLVEAGGTEKTLAGAACNAPLALKDPQPLKRDITNFAAARTPHPRADGFLSACSPGVVTIFLQNQYYPSHEAYLDALVPLLKDEYETIAASGVVLQIDCPDLGMGRHLVHADKSTEDFCKVAARHIEALNAATADIAPERMRLHICWGNYEGPHHHDIPLSDIIDLVYAARPAGISIEGANPRHEHEWEIFADKPLPDGKVIVPGVIDSTTNYIEHPRLVAQRIERFASLVGRERVIASTDCGFATFAHHPSVDPEIAWAKLGALVEGASLATEALWK